TCGCCAACGAGGCGATGGACGGCGAGGACGCGATCACGTCGGGTGTCGTTGCCGACGAGGGGACCGAGGAGACGGCCCCCGCCCCGGCCTCGGCGCCGGGATGGACCGGTGCCGTCGGTGCCCCGACCCGGATGCTGCTGCTGCGGCACGGGCAGACGGAGTTGTCGGTCGAACGCCGCTATTCCGGTCGCGGGAATCCGCCGCTGACCGAGTTCGGCCGCGCTCAGGCGCGGGCGGCGGCCGAGCGGATCGCGGCCAAGGGTGCGATCGCGGCAGTGGTGTCGTCGCCGCTCGGGCGCGCCCGCGAGACCGCCGAGGCGGCGGCCGGTGCACTCGGGCTGCCGGTCACGGTGCACGAGGGGCTCACCGAGACGGACTTCGGCAAGTGGGAGGGCCTCACGTTCGGCGAGGCCGCGCAGCGCGACCCCGACCTTCACCGCCGCTGGCTGTCGGACACCGCGGTGCGGCCGCCGGAAGGCGAGAGCTTCGACGAGGTTCGGGTGCGGATCGAGGCCGTCCGCGACGATCTGACCACGGCCTACGCCGGGGCGAACATCCTCGTGGTCACCCACGTGACACCGATCAAGACGCTGCTGCAGCTCGGGCTCGACGTGGGCCCCTCGCTGCTGTACCGCCTACACCTGGACCTCGCGTCGCTCAGCATCGCCGAGTTCTACCCGGACGGTGGTTCGTCGGTGCGGCTGGTCAACGATACGTCGCATCTGTAGGGCCGTCGTCGTGTCGCGGTAGCGCGACCCCGAGGAACACGAACGTCACCCCGACGACGAGGTGGAGCCAGCTGGCGACACGGTCGATCGGCAGGAAGTTCGACGCGGTGTCGGAGTCGATGACCAGCCCGTACACGCCCGTCAGGATCGCCACCAGGCCTGCGCCGATGAGGAACATCTCGGCGGACGCCAGTGTGCGGGCCAGCGCGAGGCCGATGACGCCCGTGGTGATGTGCGCGACGTTGTGGAGGACGGACACGTCCGCCCAGCCGAGCATGTGCGCGTCCGAGCCGGGACCGGCCCAGGCGATGTCGCCCAGTCCGGACGTGACTCCGGGGACGAATCCGAGGACACCGATCAACAGGACGGCCACGGAGACGGCGATCGTGACCACTTGGGTGGTGGTTCGGGCGAGGCCCTCGTCCATCGCAATCGCTCTCCTCGCACAGTGGCCGGTACACGTTGGAGACATCGCACTCGCCCCCCATTGTCCGTCACTCCCACCTCGTGGGCGCCCGATTGGATTCCGCGCGAGTGGGGGGCGTAGCCTCTTGCGCTGTGAACGCCCTGCTGACCTGTCGCCGTTACGTCGACAACTGTCTGCAGGCGAGCGCGGTCTGTCACGCCTGACACCCGGTAGACCACTCGAGTCCCGGGACGGCTCGTCCTCCTGAGCCACCGTGCGTCCCCTTCGGTCGCGCGCATGTCGTCGTGCGCCGCCGGTTCCACATCTCCACCCGAAAGGCCCTCATGTCGGCCCCCACCCTCGACGCGCCCCGGCGCGCCCTGCCCAAGTGGGCAACCTCCTTCGGTCCCCAGATCGTCGCGGGTCTGATCCTCGGCGTCCTCATCGGCCTGATCGCCCGGTCCATGCCGGACGCCGCCGACGGCAACGAGAACTGGCTCGTCGGCACCGTCAAGACGATCGGTTCCAGCTACGTCGCGCTGCTCACCGTCGCGGTGATCCCGCTGATCTTCACGGCCGTCGTGAGTTCCATCGCGAACCTGCGCAACGTCGCGAACGCCGCCCGTCTCGCGGTGCAGACGCTGCTGTGGTTCGCGATCACCGCCTTCATCGCGGTGCTCGTCGGCCTCGCGGTCGGTCTGATCACCCATCCCGGCGCCAACACGACGGTCGACGCCGCGCAGGCGACGGCGCCCAAGACCGGGGGATCGTGGTGGGCGTTCCTCACAGGCCTCGTGCCGCAGAACTTCCTCGGCCTCGGCGCCAAGACCACGGTCACCGGTGACGCCGCGTCGGGCCTGTCGGCGACGACGTCGCTCAGCTTCAACGTCCTGCAGTTGCTCGTCGTCGCGATCGCGATCGGCATCGCCGCCCTCAAGGTCGGGGAGAAGGCCGAACCGTTCCTGAACTTCAACGCCGCGCTCCTCGCGATCGTGCAGAAGGGCCTCTGGTGGATCATCCGCCTCGCCCCGATCGGCACCGCGGCCCTCATCGCGAAGGCCGTCGCGACCTACGGCTGGGACGCCATCGGCCAGCTCGGTGTCTTCACCGTCGCCGTGTACATCGGCCTCGCGATCGTGTTCTTCGTGGTGTACCCAATCCTCATTCGCGTCCACGGACTCTCGGTGAAGAACTTCTTCTCGGGGGTGTGGCCGGCCACGCAGCTGGGCTTCGTGTCCCGATCGTCGATCGGCACGCTGCCGCTCACCGAGCGGGTGACCGAGCGCAACCTCGGTGTGCCGCGCGAGTACGCCTCGTTCGCCGTGCCGCTGGGCGCCACCACCAAGATGGACGGCTGCGCCGCCGTCTACCCGGCGATCGCCGCGATCTTCGTCGCAGAGTTCTACGGCGTCGATCTCAGCCTGACCGACTACCTGCTCATCATCGTGGTGTCGGTGATCGGATCGGCGGCCACCGCCGGCACGACCGGCGCGACCGTCATGCTCACGCTGACCCTGTCCACGCTGGGGCTGCCGCTCGCCGGTGTCGGTCTGCTGCTCGCGGTCGAGCCGATCGTCGACATGGGCCGCACCGCCGTGAACGTCACCGGGCAGGCACTGGTGCCGACGATCGTCGCGAAGCGGGAGAAGATCCTCGACGAGGACCTGTACAACGCACCCCGCACGGGTGACCCGTTCGCCGACGAGACGCTCGAACTCGCCCGCTGAACCGGTTGGCAGGACCGCCGCAGCGCGACCGTCGCTCCGGCTGGTGGTCGACGGAGTGGTCGCCCGCCCGAACTCGGTGCACGTCCCGGGTTCGGGCCGGCGGCCACGAGCATTACCGCCGCAGCCGTCACCGGTGAACGACGTCACGCCGGGTCCACCTGTGATTGTGAGAATGCTCCATCGTTCACGGCGGAGGTGAAGCACCGTTGTTCAGATTGGTCGTCGTTGAGACTGGACGTACTCGGTGATCGTCGACAGCGGTGCGCCGCCTGCGGTTCCGCAGTAGTAGGAGCGTGACCAGAGGTGCCCTCCCCACAGGTAGTAGTCGAGGTGGTCGGCGTGGTCGCGTCTCAGGTGTCTCGAGGAGACACCTTTGAGGGAGTTGATCAGGCGGGACAGCTGGACGGTGGCGGGGAAGCTGATGAGGAGGTGGACGTGGTCGTCTTCTCCGTTGAACTCGCGTAGTTCGCAACCGAACTTGTCGCACACGTCGCGCATGATGGTCTCGCAGTCGCGCAGAATCTCGTCGGTGAACACGCCCCGCCGATACTTCGTCACGAACACCAAATGGGCGTGGCATTCCCAAACTGCTTGGCGTCCAGGCGAATAGCGGAGATTTCTGTCATGACACCAATGTATCGTCGCGGGTGTGTTGAAACGCTACCGTTATCGGGCGTATCCGACGCCGGGGCAGGAGAAGGACCTGGCCCGGTTGTTCGGGTGTGTGCGGGTGGCGTGGAACGACGCGCTCGCTGCGCGTGAGACGGCCCGCGCGGCGGGATCTCCGGTGCCGTCGCGGGCAGAGCTGTCGGCGGCGTTGACGGCGTCGAAGCGGATACCGGCGCGCGCCTGGTTGGCTGAAGTGTCCTCGGTGCCGTTGCAGCAGGCGCTGGCGGATTTGCATCGCGCGTACGGAGCGTTCTTCGATTCCCGGACCGGGAAGCGGCGCGGACGGGCTGTGGGTGCGCCGCGGTTGAAGAAGCGAACCCACCGCCAATCGGTTCGGTTCACCCGCAACGCGGGGTTCAAGATCGCCGAGACCGCACATGGGGTGGGTTTGGTGGCGTTGCCGAAGATCGGACGGATCCGTTTCGAGGCGTCACGACTGCTGCCGTCGGATCCCTCGTCGGTGACGGTGACCCGAGAGGCCGACGGCCGCTTCTACGTGTCGTTCGTCGTCGACGTTCCAGACACCCCGCTGCAGGAGCTGCAAACGGTGGCGGGGGTCGATCTCGGGCTCATCGACCTGGCCACGATCGTGCGATCGGACGGGACGCGGGAGAAGATCGACCACCCGAGACACCTACGGGTTGCGGAGCGGCGGTTGGCGCGTGCGCAGAAAGCGTTGTCGCGGAAGCGGAAAGGATCGCAGAACAGGGCCAAGGCCCGGATCCGGGTTGCCGGTCTGCATCGGAAGGTGCGCGAGACGCGTCTCGATCATCATCACAAGCTCGCTCGGCGGTTGGTCCACGAGAACCAAGTGGTCGCCGTCGAGGATCTTGCGGTGTCGGGACTGGCGCGGACCCGTTTGGCGAAGTCGGTGCACGATGCTGGATGGTCGATCCTGGTGCGGTTGCTCGAGGAGAAGGCCTCCCAGTGCGGGCGGCAGGTCGTGAAAGTGAATCGGTGGTTCCCGTCGACCCGCACATGCTCCCAGTGCGGGGCAGTGGGTGAGGCGAAGCCGCTGCACGTCCGCGGCTGGGAGTGTGAGTGCGGCGCCTGCCTTGACCGCGACTACAACGCCGCAGTGAACATCATCGACGCCGCCGGGCTGGCGGAGTCGTTAAACGCTTGTGGAGGGGACGTAAGACTCCGGCTTGCTGCAGCGGACCCCGATGAAACAGGAACCCGCCGAACAGACCCCACCCCCGCGGGTGAGGCTGCGTAGGAATCCCCCGCGTTCACGCGTGGGAGGAAGTCAATTCAGCAGTTTCACCAGCGTCCGCAGATTGCGGGTGGTGGTCACGGCCTTGAGTTTCGGCTTGCCGGTGTTCTTGCCGAACGCGCTGTCGAGCGTCCGGCCGCGCTCGACTTCCCAGTACAGGACGCCGTCTCCGCCCTGGATCCGCTCGATCGCGGGATCGAGGTCGCCCTGCACGGTGAGCAGGCCGTCGAGGACGGCCGGCTCCGCGGTGAACATCACGTACGGGTGCCAGCCGTCGCGTTCGGGATCGAACGGGTACGCCTCGACGATCCGCGTGACCGTGTCCAGCTCGAGGACGAACACCCACGCCTCGTACCGGAACGCCGCGCGCAGCGCGGACTCGATGCCGGCCTTCAACGCCGCGGTGTCGGCCGAGTCCGTGGTGAACAGGACGTTCCCCGACGCGAGGACGGTCTTGACGTCGTCGAACCCGAGGTCGGTGAAGACCCGCCGCAGATCGGCCATCTTGATGTTGATGCCGCCGACGTTGATTCCACGCAGGAGTGCCACGTATCGGGTCATGCGGCGACCATACTTGCGCTCACCGACAACGGCAGGCGCGGAGCCGATTCGGACCCGACCCGCCTCAACCAGTAGTCTTGTCGTGCGGACGAGTTGGCCGGGCGGCCGCGGCGACGGGAACCGGCATCCACGAGATGTCAGGCCCGGTGCCGAGGAAAGTCCGGACTCCACAGAGCAGGGCGGTTGCTAACGGCAACCCGAGGTGACTCGCGGGACAGTGCCACAGAAAACAGACCGCCGGCGCGTGAGCGTCGGTGAGGGTGAAACGGTGCGGTAAGAGCGCACCAGCACCCCAGGTGACTGGGGTGGCTAGGTAAACCCCGCCCGGAGCAAGGTTGAAGGCCGCACCGGTGTCCTCCGGGACACGGTGTGCGGCTGCGCAGGTGATCGAGGGCTGCTCGCCCGAGCCTGCGGGTGAACCGCTCGAGGTACCCGGCGACGGTGTGCCCAGATGGATGGTCGCCACCCGGCGCGCAAGTGCCGGGGACAGGATCCGGCTTACACGCCGACTCGTCCGCCTAGCCTCGATACGACGAAGGCCCCCGGTGATACCGGGGGCCTTCGTCGTAGGTGCCGCTACCCGAAGTAGCCGCCGAGCGGGTTCACGATGAGCAGCTTGGCCCAGTACTCGGCGTCGGTCTTGCCGAGGTACGGAAGCAGGGTGTCGAAGATGATGTAGGACATGCAGGACTCCGATCTCTGACGCATCGCGTCGGTACATGAGGGACAGGTGCACCGGCGGTTCGGTGACGCGGGGGCGTCGACGCGAGTGCGCCGTACGCGCAGAGATTAGCAGGCCGAGCGGTTTTGTCACAGATCTACGTCGACAACTTCACGGCGACTTCACACAACGATCACTTCGCGTCGGCGGATGCGATGGTGACCGGGCCGGTCTCGGGGCACACTGAGGGCATGAGCGACGACGACAAGCAGTGGTATTTCAGCCTCTCGGACGGGTCGGTCAGCCAGGGGAAGTCGGCCAACGTCTTCGACCGCATGGGGCCGTACCCCGACCGGGAGAGCGCCCAGCGTGCGCTGCAGACGGCGGCGGAACGCAACAAGGCAGCGGACGACGCGGACGCCGAGTGGAACGATTGAACGGTAGGCCGCGGGCCGTCGGAATGGCCCGGGTCACCGCGCACGGTGTCGACTTCGACACGGTGCGAGCTGAATTCGCCCTTCGTGACGAGTTCTCCCCCGAGGTGCTCGCCGAGGTGGCCGGTGCGGTGGACACGCGGATCGGCGAGCGCGAGGACCGGACCGATCTCGCGCTCGTGACGATCGACCCGCCGGGTTCGATGGATCTCGACCAGGCACTGCACCTCGAGCGGACCGAGTCCGGCTTCGTGCTGCACTACGCCATCGCCGACGTGGCGGCGGTCGTGCTGCCGGGCGGCGCGCTGGACAGCGCCACACGGGACCGTGGACAGACCTTCTACCTGCCGGACGGTTCGGTGCCGCTGCACCCGCGGGCCCTGTCGGAGGACGCGGCCAGTCTGCTGCCCGACGTCGTCCGTCCGGCCGCCCTGTGGCGGATCGAGCTCGACGGGCGGGCCCAGCCGACGTCGGTGGCCGTGACGAGGGCTCTCGTCCGCTCGGTCGCCCGCTTCGATTACGAGACGGTGCAGGCGCATTCGGAGACCGGGACCCTGCACCCGTCGATCAGGTCGCTGCCCGAGTTCGGCAGGCTGCGGGCGGTCGCGGCGATCGAGCGGGGCGCGATCGAACTGCGCCTGCCCGAGCAGCGGGTCGTGCGGCACGGCGACGGATGGAAGGTCGAGATCCAGCCGCGGACCGAGGCCGACGACTGGAACGCGGAGGTGTCCCTGCTGACGGGCATGTGCGCGGCCCGGTTGATGCTCGAGGCGGGGGTCGGCCTGCTGCGGACGATGCCGCCACCGCCGGACAGCGCGGTGGCTTCGCTGCGCCGCACAGCCGGCGCACTCGGCGTGCCCTGGACCGACGGTCGCCGCGTCGGCGACGTGCTCGCCGCGCTCGATCCGAACACCGCGACGTCGCTCGTGATGATGACGGAGGCGACGACCCTGCTCCGGGGCGCCGACTACGTCGCCTTCGACGGCGAGTTGCCCGCCGTGCAGGGGCATTCGGGGATCGGCGACTCCTACGCGCACGTCACGGCGCCGCTGCGGCGGCTGTCCGACCGGTTCACCACCGAGGTGTGCCTGGCGGTGTCCGCGGGGGTCGAGATCCCCGAATGGGTGCGGATGGCGCTGCCGAGCCTGCCCGGCGTGATGCGGGCGTCGGATGCGCGCGCGAACAAGGTGGACCGTGCCTGCGTCGACCTCACCGAAGCCACGCTGCTGGCCGGACGCGTCGGGGAGGTGTTCGACGCGACGGTCCTGCGGGCGGCGGGGGACAAGCGCGGCGCCGAGGTCTTCGTGCCCGCGATCTCGGTGATCGCCAAGTGCATCGGGGATCCGGCGGAGGGCGACGAGGTGAAGGTCCGGCTGGTCGGCGCCGACGTCGTGGGCCGCTCGGTGCAGTTCGCGTTCCCGGCGTAGATGCACCCAGCACAAACGAGCGTCCGTACTCCTCGCAGCGAGATGAGAATGACTGAATCGATCGATTGGGAATCGAGAATCGCGGCCGTCCAGTGGCAGGAATTGAGGCATGCCTACGGTGAAGCCACCGATGTGCCGGAGTTGCTGCGTGCGTGCATGACGGACCCGGAGGCGCCGTGGGAGCTCGCTGGGTCGATCGTGCACCAAGGCAGCCTCTACACCTCGACCCCGGCGGCGCTCCCGATCCCCGCCGCAATGATCGTTGCGGACGCGTGCACAGGGCGGGTTGAAGCGCTTGGGGTGATCGACTTCTTCGGGTCGAGTGTGTATGCCGGGCGCG
This genomic stretch from Prescottella soli harbors:
- a CDS encoding DUF1697 domain-containing protein, which gives rise to MTRYVALLRGINVGGINIKMADLRRVFTDLGFDDVKTVLASGNVLFTTDSADTAALKAGIESALRAAFRYEAWVFVLELDTVTRIVEAYPFDPERDGWHPYVMFTAEPAVLDGLLTVQGDLDPAIERIQGGDGVLYWEVERGRTLDSAFGKNTGKPKLKAVTTTRNLRTLVKLLN
- the tnpA gene encoding IS200/IS605 family transposase, with amino-acid sequence MHWCHDRNLRYSPGRQAVWECHAHLVFVTKYRRGVFTDEILRDCETIMRDVCDKFGCELREFNGEDDHVHLLISFPATVQLSRLINSLKGVSSRHLRRDHADHLDYYLWGGHLWSRSYYCGTAGGAPLSTITEYVQSQRRPI
- a CDS encoding bifunctional RNase H/acid phosphatase, translated to MTQSRVVVEADGGSRGNPGPAGYGAVVFAADRGRVLAERREALGIATNNVAEYRGLIAGLTAARDLGAHEVDVRMDSKLVVEQMSGRWKVKHPDMIPLAQRARELAGSFARVTYTWIPRSENSHADRLANEAMDGEDAITSGVVADEGTEETAPAPASAPGWTGAVGAPTRMLLLRHGQTELSVERRYSGRGNPPLTEFGRAQARAAAERIAAKGAIAAVVSSPLGRARETAEAAAGALGLPVTVHEGLTETDFGKWEGLTFGEAAQRDPDLHRRWLSDTAVRPPEGESFDEVRVRIEAVRDDLTTAYAGANILVVTHVTPIKTLLQLGLDVGPSLLYRLHLDLASLSIAEFYPDGGSSVRLVNDTSHL
- a CDS encoding DUF4383 domain-containing protein; the encoded protein is MDEGLARTTTQVVTIAVSVAVLLIGVLGFVPGVTSGLGDIAWAGPGSDAHMLGWADVSVLHNVAHITTGVIGLALARTLASAEMFLIGAGLVAILTGVYGLVIDSDTASNFLPIDRVASWLHLVVGVTFVFLGVALPRHDDGPTDATYR
- a CDS encoding RNB domain-containing ribonuclease, with amino-acid sequence MARVTAHGVDFDTVRAEFALRDEFSPEVLAEVAGAVDTRIGEREDRTDLALVTIDPPGSMDLDQALHLERTESGFVLHYAIADVAAVVLPGGALDSATRDRGQTFYLPDGSVPLHPRALSEDAASLLPDVVRPAALWRIELDGRAQPTSVAVTRALVRSVARFDYETVQAHSETGTLHPSIRSLPEFGRLRAVAAIERGAIELRLPEQRVVRHGDGWKVEIQPRTEADDWNAEVSLLTGMCAARLMLEAGVGLLRTMPPPPDSAVASLRRTAGALGVPWTDGRRVGDVLAALDPNTATSLVMMTEATTLLRGADYVAFDGELPAVQGHSGIGDSYAHVTAPLRRLSDRFTTEVCLAVSAGVEIPEWVRMALPSLPGVMRASDARANKVDRACVDLTEATLLAGRVGEVFDATVLRAAGDKRGAEVFVPAISVIAKCIGDPAEGDEVKVRLVGADVVGRSVQFAFPA
- a CDS encoding dicarboxylate/amino acid:cation symporter yields the protein MSAPTLDAPRRALPKWATSFGPQIVAGLILGVLIGLIARSMPDAADGNENWLVGTVKTIGSSYVALLTVAVIPLIFTAVVSSIANLRNVANAARLAVQTLLWFAITAFIAVLVGLAVGLITHPGANTTVDAAQATAPKTGGSWWAFLTGLVPQNFLGLGAKTTVTGDAASGLSATTSLSFNVLQLLVVAIAIGIAALKVGEKAEPFLNFNAALLAIVQKGLWWIIRLAPIGTAALIAKAVATYGWDAIGQLGVFTVAVYIGLAIVFFVVYPILIRVHGLSVKNFFSGVWPATQLGFVSRSSIGTLPLTERVTERNLGVPREYASFAVPLGATTKMDGCAAVYPAIAAIFVAEFYGVDLSLTDYLLIIVVSVIGSAATAGTTGATVMLTLTLSTLGLPLAGVGLLLAVEPIVDMGRTAVNVTGQALVPTIVAKREKILDEDLYNAPRTGDPFADETLELAR
- a CDS encoding RNA-guided endonuclease InsQ/TnpB family protein gives rise to the protein MLKRYRYRAYPTPGQEKDLARLFGCVRVAWNDALAARETARAAGSPVPSRAELSAALTASKRIPARAWLAEVSSVPLQQALADLHRAYGAFFDSRTGKRRGRAVGAPRLKKRTHRQSVRFTRNAGFKIAETAHGVGLVALPKIGRIRFEASRLLPSDPSSVTVTREADGRFYVSFVVDVPDTPLQELQTVAGVDLGLIDLATIVRSDGTREKIDHPRHLRVAERRLARAQKALSRKRKGSQNRAKARIRVAGLHRKVRETRLDHHHKLARRLVHENQVVAVEDLAVSGLARTRLAKSVHDAGWSILVRLLEEKASQCGRQVVKVNRWFPSTRTCSQCGAVGEAKPLHVRGWECECGACLDRDYNAAVNIIDAAGLAESLNACGGDVRLRLAAADPDETGTRRTDPTPAGEAA